The genomic region AGGatctgaatgatagtacagttgtaaggcatttgccttgcatgaagcatcccttacggttccctgagcacctctaggagctATTCCTAAGgaaagagacagaagtaaacccaaagtattgccaggtgtggcccaaaagtaaaagcaaacaaaacaaaacaaataaaacacccaCAGCAGGAGAATATTGTCTACAAATCCCTGTAAAGACAGTTCTAACTGGAGcggtagtacagcaagtaggatgtctgccttgcacacagcccaccctagtttgatccttggcatcacatatagtcctccTAAGATTGTCAGGAGTCATGAGTAACCCAACCACTGTCGAGGagaggaatggaaggagggagtGTGTGCAATAGAGCAAgagtgagagagcaagagagagagaagagagcttTCTAGTATAAAAAGGTACAGGTGCATGTACAAGTGTGAGCAGAAAGAGAAACAGTACAGGACATATGGAATCTCTGgactgtaaatttatttttttggttttgggccacacccagcagtgctcaggggttactgctagctatctgctcagaaatagctcctagctatTTCTGgcacgctgggattcgaatcaaccaccttaggtcctgggttggctgcttgcaaggaaaacattgctgtgctatctctccggcccctggactgTAATATTTTAGTCTAAAATGAAGAGTGCATTAAAGAAAGGTATAagcggggccggcgtggtggcgctagaggtaaggtgtctgccttgccagcgctagcctaggacaaaccacagttcgatcctccggtgtcccatatggtcccctaagccagaagtgacttctgagcgcatagccaggagtgtcaccgggtgtggcccaaaagccgaaagaaaaaaaaaaaggaaaggtataGGCAGTACATGAGCTAAAATTTTatgtaacaggggccagagagatatcatggagataaAGCGTGCATTAAAGAAAGGTATAggcggggccggcgcggtggcgctagagtaaggtgtttgccttgccagcactagcctaggacgaaccacggttcgagcctgccaggagcgatttctgagcgtagagccagaagtaaaccctgagcgctgccgggtgtaacccaaaaacaacaataataataataatgataataataataaattttatgtaacaaaggagagaaaataatTCTTAGATATTTgtctacaaatattttttttttacaaaaaaaactcaaaagaattTCCCAGAAGTAATGGTGCTTAGGGCAAAGggaaataaggaaacaaaaacagaaataaattttttccaatgtaaattatttctatttttttttaccttgttaacaaatttataaaaaaaaaaaaaaggtaagtgaCTTCCTTTCCTGTTGTAGCTATTGTGGAGGCCATCTCGCTGTTATGGGGGCAACCATTCAGGTAGAGCTGAGAAAGGAGGTAAACAGCTATCCTTGGCCTCAGAGGAAGGCATGTGGCTCTACTACCACTCAACCATAGCCTCAACTAAGGTGACTTCTGAAAACAAGTGCAGGAATGggagtgcacacacacacacacacacacacacacacacacgcacacgcacacgcacacacacgcacacacacacgcttaATCTACAACATTATATGCCCTCCCAAGCACTGTCCGCTATCCTTCTAGTGGCCTCCAGcacccctcccccaaacaaaaggctTGATCCCCGACACCTCGTGAGCTCCCAAGTACTCTCAGGAGCAATCTCTTGCAAAGAGACATGAGCACCTCCTAGGACCACTGGGACTGGCCAAAGAACAAAGGGACTGAAGCAGAATAGTGGGAAGAAAGGAATTGACTTCAGCTGAAGTTCACAGCCTTACCTTAAAAGGTTTGTCTCCACTGTGGGTCAGCATGTGCCTCTGTAACCAACTCTGACTGGTGGATGGAGTGTTATAGACTTTACAACCTTTCCATAAGCAAACAAACACCTGTTAAAAGAAGAGTCATAACACTTATCACTTATCCACAAAGACCATAAGAATACAATGTAAGACTTTTCACAAGAGccctttaaaatttaaacatgagCCAACCAAAACATTTCCTCTATTGAACCTACTGAACTTTCAGCGAGATGCAAGCTGGCCACTCCCCTCCTACACATGTAGCCCCTGTCAATTCTTGACTAAAGAAGCCCCTTGACAGAGAGCCATTCAGAGGGAAGTCGACAAAATACTGACTATATTCTCTAGGAATGGGACTGTGGGCCTTTGTCTATATTCTCTATCCACTGCAAGAGGAAACAAGTGTGTATTAATTCCAAGGACCCACGAAGCTCTAAATGTAGAAATATGTCACAGAAGTCTAGTGTGAGGCCAGAAAAATGGCTTACAGACTCCTGAAGCACATGCCTGGCCTGCATAGGCCACGGTGCCAAAGTGTCTCCTGAGTCACACTGGGGTGGCCCACACCTCATACAAGAGTATTGCGGGGCGTGGCCCTGGGGGATCCTGAGCAGTGCTTTAGACCCTCACCTAAAAAGATTTAATATTAATTAGTACTAATCATTTGTCATGAAATAGGTAAAGCAATTATGTTaccaaattataatttttatttccttaactaAAAAAAGATCTAATTAGTGCTGATCATTTGTTATAAAATAGATAAAGCAATTAAACTGCcaaattacaattttttatttcctattctcATTGGCATACTAATAGTGTTTCATTCATTAAAAGTATCTAATTACCTTATGAAGCAAAATGTAACGTGAAATGTTAAATCAATATAGATACAAAACCGAGGAGCATGAACAACTCTCATCCTAACAGCTCCACATTATTGAGTTGAGGCAGCTGACTGGGATGGGAAGGTAACAATCTAACAACCAACAATGAAATATCCCCTCCTCCTATTAATAATGTCAGTTTTCTGACTGGATGCATGTCAAATTTAGCAGTGACAAGAGCTCCCCAATACCTGTGCAAGATGACTCTACTACAATTACCTGAGTCAGAAAACCCTCCTATCCTTTCCTAAACTGAGAACAATTATAGGACAGGGGAAAGAGTGCAAAGGGCGAGGCcccatgctttgcatgaaatGGGAAGCCCAACAAAACGCACAAAAACTGCGCAAGGTGACCCTTACGCTCCAACCCTCCATCTTAAAAGGAACTATCCTGAAAAGAATCCTACTTtgtgaaaattaaacaaaaattcacATGATAAAGAAAACATGCACTAAAATAAGTTTAAGATAAATTTTTTGTCAAGTCAGAATATTTAGCAGTCTaaaataactgattttttttttttttttttggtttttggtttttggtttttgggtctcacccggcagtgctcaggggttactcctggctccatgctcagaaattgctcctggcaagcaccatatgggatgccgggattcgaaccgatgaccttctgcatgaaagggaaacgccttacctccatgctatctctccggcccaactttgatttttttactcAAAATCAAAGCATATAAGGAAAGGGCTGAAGACATAGTATAgcacgtaaggcgtttgcctgtggctgacctgggtttctgGCAATTTATATGGACCCatcaatactgccaggagtaatttcctcagtgtagagccaggattacatcctgagcatcactagtgtgTCCGAtcccacacacacagacaaattattttataattagaagTAGGTCTAAATGCAACACTTGCCCTACTGTCTGGACATGACTATTCAGTAAAAGTTAACATGCATCTTCATTACACAAcacatttgatttcttttaattAAGCAGATGCAGAAGTTCTAACATTTTCTCCATACTTAAAATTCCTGTTCTTACCATGTATTTAATCCTTACATTTCCAGAAaagctcctttttatttttgattttcccAACCACACCGAGCAGTACTTAGGGGCTGTTCCCAGCACAGCCTCACATGTACAGCTAGAGCACCAAGTGCTCCAGTCCTCTGAGTCTTCTCTGAAGCCCAGAAAAGCTACTTCTTAAATGAAACCAGAAAAAAGGGAGATTGGAGGGGAGTAATGTAGTATTTATGTTATGAAAATTCATTAATCACAAACAAATTATCCATTCCTAAATCAAGGCTCTCGGTATTAAAATTTTCAATCCAAGTTCATGATTAGGTTGTTTTCTAACTCTCACTGTATACCCACCTAGATAGAAATGCCCTTAGAATGAGCAACCATACTAAGCAATACTTATGAAACAATTATAATAGCAATGATTTTGGACTTCTTTGGGAAGGGGACCTTAGACCACACCTGAAAGTACTCGGTCCAGAGCACTTCCCAGCCCAATGCCTGGGCTCAACCCcaactgatgctcaggggatcagccTAATTGAACTGTACTGAATCCTCAGGGAAGTGAGGATGCCTACCCCTCATTACCCAAATCCTATGAGAAATCACTTTTCCTCTACAGATGATCATGACTCCAAGGCAATGACAGACCTTGTAATTCGATCAGATGGTCTCAATATTTAGTCTGAAACAGggcttctttgggggggggggggcgctcacaaccagtggcactcctgtctctgcactcagaagtcgctcctggcggactctggggaccatatgggaagctgggaattgagCCGAAGTCcatctgggttggtcacatgcaaggcaaacaccttaccactgtgctattgctctagcccatgaAACAGGCCTATTGCTCTTTTTCTTCCAAAAACATTTTACACAATCCAGGTACTTAATAGATCCAcaaatcaaacatctaccaataTACTAATGTATAAATCAAGCATTGACTAATACTAAAATGTATAAAACATATTAATACTAACATACTAATAACATAGAGTACTAATATACTAATGTATAAAATAGGTCCATACAAGAACTGGATgcaatggagccagagcaataccacagcaggtatgaaggttgccttgcacacagctgatccatgacatcccataaggtccccgaacctgccaggagagacttctgagcacagagctaggagtatgacTCAAatgtcaaaaccaaaacaaaacaaaacaaaactggggcctgagcagtagcacagcagtagggcatctgctttgcacatggctgatccaggacagatctgagtTCGATatgagttggatccccagcatcccagatggtaccccaagccaggtgcgatttctgagtgcatagccaggattaaaccctgagcatcaaagggtgtgccccccaccccaaagaacTGGATGCAGAAGTTAAAATGATATGCACACTACCCTTGAAATAACAGTACTGCAAATCAGGTTGAAAGTGAGAAAAAGAGTCAGAGAGGGGAAAGCCTCTGATGTAGAGGCAGACTTGGGGATGAGAGGAAAAACTAGGGACACATttgcaagaaatgtgcactggtaaaggtatggatgttggaacattttatgactgaaactctaccactaacaactttttaattctttatctcatggtgattcaataaaaattgataaaacagTCCTACAGATCAAACATCTACTAATAACAACTCATGAAGAAATCTATTTTAGAACTTTACAAATGTTATTGTATGGGAATAGAACACAGTTTAAAAACACAAGTCCTTTGGTCTAGATTTAAGATGGAATTAAAAGCTAGTAACATTCTGACAATGCCTTAAGTTCAAAGAATAACTGTATCTGAACTTCAACCTAATGCTGAAGTATGTTAGGgtaaaatacttgaaaaagaCTTTGGGAATGAGAGTGAACAACTTCTTACCTGAGGGTAGTTCTGATATATAAAACAAGTGATGAAAACCTACATAAAGGCTTCAGAAAACCCACCTAAAAAATATAAATCCTAAAATgtcagggccagggagatagctcaaaggtctgcagtgcaagctttgcatgcagaagccctgagtttgattccccagttGCATCAGATGTGGCTGGtaccaaatatatatatccataacCTCTATCAGGAAGAATATCTGACAAGATCTTCCTCCAAACATGAAATGCTCTAGGTGCACATTAAAGataacatgaaaataatttttagaatcaaccttgaaaaacaaatatatgaaatCAACCCAAGTTTGGATAGAATTGTTCAAGAACTGAACTGACTATGAGGAGCAAGGATATGGTCAGTGGCCATGAGCATGGCCTTGTATGCTGACCAAACCTGAGACTGatcctcaccaccaccaaaaataaatcaaatctgTAATAGCTCTTCTATGCTATCTTAAAATGAATTACAAGGAgttagagacatagtacagcaggtaaagcacttcctttgcatgcagctgacccaagttcaatcactagcatctgggccagagtaatagtgcagcagtaaggtatttgccttgcacgtggctgatccaggacggaccacaattcaattcccagcgtcccatatggtcccctaagccaggagcgatttctgagcgcatggccaggagtaacccgagtgtcgctgggtatggctccccccccccccaaaaaaaaattgctagcATCCCTTAtcgtcctctgagcactgccaggagtgcctactgaatagagccaagagtaactgatccctgagcatcaccagatgtgccctctAGTCCTCAAAGCTAGAGGCCAGGGAGATGGCGCAATAGCCCAGCATGCATGCTTTGTACACAGAAGCTGGGACATAATCCTTGACAGAGAATGGTCTCCCAGGCACTAAGTCTAAAATAGCAccccacctctgggtgtgcccaccccaccaaaaaataatttagggaGGTCAGTACACCAAGCAAGGcatttggctttgcactcaactaacctggcttcaattcccagcactatatatggtcctgagtccaccaggagtccACTCTGAGTGTGAGCTCaagggagcacagagccaggagtaagtcctgagcactgtcatgtgaaacaaaaacaaacaaaaaatatcaacaaaaattaaGCCTGTTTTCACTACTGAGTCACAGAGGTTCAGAGTCTGGACCCTCATCATAGAAACATCAGGCTGTTTTAGCAgtaacagaaatagaaatgggATATATAGCCTCAACTCTATATAGTTTTTCCATAGTTGGCAGCTATGATGTCTTGTATCAATTTTCCTttatcatcattaaaaaaaaataaaaccatcagTAAGAAATTTTTGGAGCATCTTTAAGATGACAAGGAAAATGTAAGATAATGGATTCTCAAAGGAGTAGTTTTATCAGAAAAATTGAGGCGTTTCTGGATTGGTGACTACATGGAGACTAAAGGGACAGAGCACATCAGACCTAGCCTGATGCACCTCTTCCAACTGGTTCTGCTGAAAAACATGCTTTTATTATCAATCAGAACATGTGCCAGAGCAAATGCTCTGACTGAAGAACTACTGAGCCTTGTTCCTTAGTATAGTGTTGAATATCCTCACTTGTCGCACAGAAGACTGGGGTGCAATTCTCCAATGGAAAGGTAGAGATAATCATTTTGGGaatcagagcaacagtacagtgtgtagggagcTTAACTTGTATGCAGCTGGTATCCTTAGCATAACACAggtctccccaaacccaccaagaatgatccctaagccctgagtacaaggtgaagaggggaagaggaagaaaagagagggagggaaaaaaaaaaagaaagggagagagggatggaaaGAGCCAGCTACCTCCTAGAAATTATTGAGAGGGATATTTTTTACAGATCTCACTCACAGAAACCAGGAAGCCATGCCGGATTTCTAGGAGAATTCTATCTGCTAAAACCAGCGAAGGTGGTGGTTCTTGGCTATGTCCTAATTTCCATCTCTGTATAGGCAGACAAAATCATCATCTTAGCTGGACGCATGGAGCCCTTTTTGCCACTCAATGAATAGGATGTTCAGAGAACTTGAAAACACTGACCTCGGTCTGGTCAGCAAGTTTATCAGCAGAAGTCAACCAATGAGGTAAGAGGAATTGAAGAGTCCATATATAAAGCAGTTGGGAGAAtctggagagatgatacagggattaaggtgcatgCTATGCATGTAGCTAACTCTGATTAAATCCCCATTACTTAAGACTTACATAGGACCATTAACCCAATTGACCAAGTATTCCTAGAAAAGACCCTTCCCACAGTACCACTTCGGTATTCTTCCCAAAAAATGATGGAGGACACCAGGAACTCTATCaattgaaaaactgaaaatttggggcctgagcaacagcacagcggctaggggcatttgtcttgcacacagcagacccaggtttgatccaccaaaaaataaagaaaaaaaaaaaaaaaaactgggcccggagagatagcacagtggtgtttgccttgcaagcagctgatccaggaccaaaggtggttggttcgaatcctggtgtcccatatggtcccccgtgcctgccaggagctatttctgagcagacagccaggagtaacccctgagcaccgccgggtgtggcccaaaaaccaaaagaaaaacaaaacctgaaaattTGACCGTCTTCTGAAAATTCTATAGGTCAATGTAAATCTCCACTTGAAGGTCTCAAATCTGGAattctatgaatttttttttcggAGAGAtagctcccaagccaggagcgatttctgagcgcatagccaggagtaaccccagagcatcactgggtgtggctcaaaaacaaaaaacaggggctggagagatagcatggaggtaaggtgtttgcctttcatgcagaaggtcatcggttcgaatcccagcgtcccatatggtcccctgtgcctgccaggagcaatttctgagcatggagccaggaataacccctgagcactgctgggtgtgacccaaaaaccacaaaaaaaaaaaaaaaaaaaaaaaaagggcccggtgagatagcacataggtgtttgccttgcaagcagccgatccaagacctaaggtgggggccgggcggtggcgctagaggtaaggtgcctgccttgcctgcactagccttggatgaaccgaggttcgattccctggtttcccatatggtcccccaagccaggagcgacttctgagcacatagccaggagtaacccctgagcgtcaccgggtgtggcccaaaaaaaaccaaaaaccaaaaaaaaaaaaaaaagacctaaggtggttggttcgaatcccagcatcccatatggtcccctgagccttccaggagtagctgctgagcactaccgagtgtggacccccccccccaaaataaaaattatggggctgaagcagtggcgctgcggtagggcatttacatgtggctgacccaggggtccccgagccaggagcgatctgagtgcatagccaggaaggagtaacccctgagcgtcactgggtgtggcccaacccccccccccccaagattaTGGGACCAAAGCAGTaggcagcggtaggacatttgccttgaacgtggatgacctaggaaggactgcagttagatccctcGATCCCTCGGcgacccaagccaggagtaacccctaaatcactgggtgtggcccaaaaatccaaattaaaataataaattaaaagatgttTAGTTCATGGTTCCTATAAGCTCTAATATTTCTTAGGAGAAGCAAAAAACCTCAACTCATTTACAAACTCAGAATATACAAAAGAGAAGCAAAGTATTTTTTCTAAATCTTGTCTAAAACTGGTTTGCTTTTTCAATTTATGTCTAAAATGACAACTATGGGGACCAGAAAGGTAGGCCACTGCctagactcaggttcaatccccagtaccccccaTGGTACCgagcccactaagagtgatccctgaacacagagccaggagaaggccAAATgtgggacctggagagatagcacagcggcatttgccttgcaagcagccaatcctggaccaaaggtggttggttctaatcccggtatcccatgtggtcccccgtgcctgccaggagctatttctgagcagacagccaggagtaacccctgagcactgccgggtgtggcccaaaaccaaaaccaaaaaaaaaaaaaaaaaagccaaatgtggcccaagtaccaaattaaatcaaataatcatgatttttagataaaatagatatattttatttacagaatagaaaaaatagagcTCTCTGAATCCTGCGGTGGTTTAGGAAAAATGGCTAAGTGCACAAAGAAGGTGGAGATTGTGGGTAAACATGGGGTGCATTATGGTGCCTCCCTCCGGAAGATGGTGAAAAAGATTGAGATCAGCCAGCACACCAAGTACACGTGCTCCTTCTGCAGCAAGACCAAGATGAAAACCATCGCAGGTGGTGCTTGGACCTACAATACCACTTCTGATGTCACAGCTAAACCTGCCATCCGAAGACTGAGGAACTGAAAGACCAGTAGATGTTTCATCTGAAATATTGTTGACCTATAGTAAATGGGgttaatttatgtaaaaaaaaaaaaaaataaaaaaaaagaggagtcggagccgtggcgcaagtggtaaggcatctgccttgcctgcactagcctagaccgcagttcaattccccggtgtcccatatgg from Suncus etruscus isolate mSunEtr1 chromosome 11, mSunEtr1.pri.cur, whole genome shotgun sequence harbors:
- the LOC126022874 gene encoding 60S ribosomal protein L37a-like, whose translation is MAKCTKKVEIVGKHGVHYGASLRKMVKKIEISQHTKYTCSFCSKTKMKTIAGGAWTYNTTSDVTAKPAIRRLRN